The following are encoded together in the Myxocyprinus asiaticus isolate MX2 ecotype Aquarium Trade chromosome 7, UBuf_Myxa_2, whole genome shotgun sequence genome:
- the LOC127444152 gene encoding poly(A)-specific ribonuclease PARN-like — translation MMEVTRQNFKEVLPEVCVAVQEADFISIDGEFTGISDGPSVSALTNGLDTPEERYCKLRKHSMNFLLFQFGICTFRYDHNKSTYVTKTFNFYVFPKPFNRMSPDIKFICQSSSIDFLASQGFDFNKVFRSGIPYLTQEEESQLREQYEERRGQSNGSGPPTYTPTSGTSVQHIPEEQREFIKLVEKKVEDLLKNSEKSLDLEPCTGFQRKLIYQTLNSKYSKGLHVETLETDKERFIQISKVDDEERKSREQQKQQREQEELNDAVGFSRVIRIISKSGKLVVGHNMLLDVMHTIHQFCGPLPEELDDFKEVAMSVFPRLLDTKLMASTQPFKEIIHNTSLAELHKLLREKPFKSPATECPEGFQSYDTSTEQLHEAGYDAYITGLCFISMANFLGTFLTPPKSYISARSKLLEPFYNKLFLMRVIDIPYMNMSGPDLQPKRDHVLYVTFPKEWKTSDLYQLFSAFGNIQVSWIDDTSAFVCLSQTEQVQIAMNTSRYAESYRIQTYAEYLQSKQKNTNTNRKWADDGWADTSYSAAAVLTSSGFSRLQAVKRSISPSVDDQNCNADSSWSDYSNIKKMKIEGVVEGCSQTYTGCNSEATGNWLGLQPDEGGTSANVIQEEAEPEDLSANQSQSKRSHKKRKSDASETPPALFTVPQVW, via the exons ATGATGGAAGTAACGAGACAGA ATTTTAAGGAGGTTCTTCCAGAGGTGTGTGTTGCTGTACAGGAGGCGGATTTCATCTCTATAGACGGAGAATTCACAG GAATCAGTGATGGACCGTCAGTCAGTGCTCTGACCAATGGACTCGACACACCTGAAGAGAGATACTGCAAACTCAGGAAG CACTCCATGAACTTCCTGCTCTTTCAGTTTGGCATCTGCACCTTCAGATACGACCACAACAAATCCAC ATATGTCACAAAAACATTCAACTTCTATGTCTTTCCAAAACCTTTCAACCGCATGTCTCCAGATATTAAATTCATCTGTCAG AGCTCCAGCATTGACTTCCTGGCCAGTCAAGGATTCGACTTCAACAAAGTCTTCCGCAGCG GTATCCCGTATCTGACACAGGAGGAGGAGTCTCAACTGAGGGAACAGTACGAGGAAAGGCGGGGTCAGAGCAACGGCTCGGGGCCGCCCACTTACACGCCCACCTCCGGCACGAGTGTCCAGCACATACCGGAAGAGCAGAGAGAGTTTATAAAGCTGGTGGA gaagaAGGTTGAAGATCTTTTGAAGAACTCTGAGAAATCTCTGGACCTGGAGCCCTGTACAGG TTTTCAGAGGAAACTCATCTATCAGACACTCAACTCAAA ATATTCTAAAGGACTTCATGTGGAGACACTTGAGACTGACAag GAGCGTTTCATTCAGATCAGTAAAGTCGATGACGAGGAGAGGAAGAGCAGAGAACAACAGAAACAACAGAGAGAACAG GAAGAGCTGAATGATGCGGTGGGCTTCTCCAGGGTTATTCGTATCATCTCAAAGTCT GGTAAGCTGGTTGTTGGACACAACATGTTGCTGGATGTGATGCACACTATCCATCAGTTCTGCGGTCCGCTGCCGGAG gagCTGGATGACTTTAAAGAGGTGGCGATGTCTGTGTTTCCCAG ACTGTTAGACACGAAACTGATGGCATCCACACAGCCGTTTAAA GAGATCATACACAACACATCTCTGGCTGAACTACACAAACTGCTGAGAGAGAAACCCTTCAAATCACCTGCAACTG agTGCCCCGAAGGCTTTCAGAGTTACGACACGTCCACAGAACAGCTTCATGAAGCAGGTTATGATGCGTACATCACTGGACTGTGTTTCATCTCCATGGCAAACTTcctgg GTACTTTTCTTACGCCTCCAAAGAGTTACATCTCAGCTCGCTCCAAACTCCTCGAACCCTTCTACAACAA ATTGTTCCTGATGAGGGTAATTGACATTCCTTATATGAACATGAGTGGACCTGACC TGCAGCCCAAGAGAGATCACGTTCTGTACGTCACATTCCCTAAAGAATGGAAAACGAGTGACCTGTACCAACTCTTCAGTGCCTTCG GTAACATCCAGGTGTCGTGGATAGATGACACATCAGCCTTTGTTTGTCTCAGCCAGACGGAACAAGTCCAGATAG ccaTGAACACAAGTCGTTACGCAGAAAGTTACCGTATCCAGACGTATGCTGAGTATTTACAGTCCAAACAGAAGAACACAAATACTAACAGGAAGTGGGCTGATGACGGGTGGGCAGATACTTCCTACAGTGCTGCTGCCGTGTTGACCTCCTCTGGCTTCAGCCG gtTACAGGCAGTGAAGAGGAGCATCAGTCCGTCTGTAGATGATCAGAACTGTAATGCTGACAGCAGCTGGAGCGACTACAGCAACATCAAGAAGATGAAAATAGAAG GTGTCGTCGAAGGGTGTTCACAAACGTACACTGGCTGCAATTCTGAAGCGACAGGCAATTGGCTGGGACTGCA GCCAGATGAAGGCGGGACATCTGCGAATGTAATTCAGGAAGAGGCAGAGCCTGAGGACTTGTCAGCCAATCAGAGTCAAAGCAAAAGGAGTCACAAGAAGAGGAAGTCAGATG CTTCTGAAACGCCACCGGCGCTCTTCACTGTTCCTCAGGTTTGGTAG